In the Moraxella osloensis genome, AGTATCGTTAATCAAGCCACCCAAATCGCGCTGCAAACCAAAGATGTATTCAAAGAAAATCTGCATGTCGCTCAGCCAACCATCGCCAAACGCAAAGTGTTGGTTATCGATGACAGTGAAATGGTATATTTACAGATGCAGCAAAAATTCACCCAGTTTGAAACGCACTGGGCAAATTCATTAGAAAAAGCGATTGAGTTACTTGAAAATGACCGTTTTGGCGTGGCAATCACCGATGTGTCCTTGGGTGGCGAGAATATTTCACCCGTAATCTATGCATTAAAACAAAGCTTTCCAGATTTAGCGGTATTGGTACTCACCTCACTCAACGATAGCCACACCTTAATCGACTTGATCAATAAAGGGCAAGTCTATCGCTACCTACCGCGCCCCAGTAATTTGTTGTTACTCGAAATCAGTATTCAGCGCGCTTATGATTATCACCAAACCTTAGTCAATCAACCAAAATTACAAGCACGACATGTCGTTGATGCAGTCACTGAAGTTGAAACCCGTAGTTTTGGTAATAAAGTCAAAAAATTCTTATCACGCTTTGGTATTGGTAAATCGCGCTTTGCCTAGCTTAAAATGCTTTGCCTAGCTTAAAATCTAGTGCGTAAGATAACAGGTTCAAAGCGTCGCTTTTGAGCCGTCTGGGTCAATAAATGCTAGCCATAAAAAAACCGCCCAGAGTCACGACTTAGGCGGTTTTTTGAGCGGTTTTTAATAGCCGATGATTAAGCTGTTTGCTCGTACACTGGGTGTTTAGCGCAAATTGCTTGGACTTTTTCACGCACTTCGCCGATAACGTTTTCGTCACCGCGGCTATCGAGCACATCACAAATCCAGCCAGCCAATTCTCTTACTTCCGCTTCACCAAACCCACGGGTAGTGACTGCGGGCGTACCAATACGCACCCCAGAAGTCACAAACGGTGATTTAGGGTCATTTGGTACCGCGTTTTTGTTGACGGTGATATGGGCATCGCCCAACCATTTATCCGCTTCTTTACCGGTGATTTCTTGTTTGATTAAGCTAATCAGCATTAAGTGATTTTCCGTGCCGCCCGAGACGATGTCATAACCACGTGACATGATGACGTCTGCCATGGCTTTGGCGTTTTTAACCACTTGTTGTTGGTAGGCTTTGAAATCTTCGCTTAACGCTTCTTTAAAACACACAGCTTTACCCGCAATCGCGTGCATCAATGGACCACCTTGGTTGCCAGGGAACACAGCAGAGTTGAGTTTTTTCTCAATCTCTGGGTTGGCTTTTGCCAGGATTAAGCCTGAACGTGGACCGCGTAGGGTTTTGTGGGTAGTGGTAGTAGTAACGTCAGCGATTTGCACAGGGCTTGGATAAACCCCTGCAGCAACCAGTCCTGCTACGTGCGCCATGTCGACCATCAAGTATGCGCCAACGCTGTCTGCGATGTCACGGAATTTTTGCCAATCAACCACTTGGCTATAAGCAGAAAAACCCGCGATAATCATTTTGGGTTGGTGTTCTTTGGCTAGGCGTTCGACTTCATCATAGTCGATGATGCCCGTTTCTTTGTTTAAGCCATATTGTACGGCTTTATAGTTGATACCAGAGAAGTTTACATGCGCACCATGCGTCAAGTGACCGCCATCAGCAAGGCTCATGCCAAGTACCGTATCACCCGCTTTTAATAAGGCTAAAAATACCGCGCTGTTGGCTTGGCTGCCGGCGTGTGGCTGTACGTTAGCGTAGTCTGCGCCAAACAATTCTTTGGCACGGTCAATCGCTAATTGCTCGACCACGTCAACATATTCACAGCCACCGTAATAACGTTTGCCTGGATAGCCTTCAGCGTATTTATTGGTCAATTGGCTACCTTGCGCTTCCATCACCGCTGGTGAACAGTAGTTTTCTGAAGCAATCAGTTCAATATGGTCTTCTTGACGTTTGGCTTCATTGTCCATCGCTTGGGCAAGTTCAGCGTCAAACTGGTGAATAGTCACATTTTTAAACATGGCAATTTCCTTTTAAGTGAGTCAAAAAATGGGCGGATAAAACCGAAAATATGGCTTAGTTTAGCATGGTTTGGTTTTTTTTAGTGAATAATCCAGCCATTTGGCTGAATTTGTCCTATTACTTGTCGTCGGCTAATGACCTGACTGATATTGGTTTGAAAAACTCATTAATACAACGCGCCATCCAAAAAATTTTCATAAAAAAAGACAGTTACCCTAACTGTCTTTTTTTGGCTAACTATTTAAATACTAGCGCACAGCAACCAATGGTTTTTGTACCCAGCCTTCGCCTTTATCGCTACTGACATGAATCATGCCGTTTTCTTCTTCGCCCATAAGACTATTTTCAAATGCCGGTAAAAAAGTCTCACTAATCAAAAAATGCCTGCCCTGCCACTGGTAAAGGGTGGTGCGTCGCCAGCCTTGCGCTGTCACATCAATCCAGCGATTGGTCATCACTGCGCCATGCCGACGAAACAGTATATAGCCAATCGGTGTTGTGCCCAAATTCGCCAGTTTTCGCGCATTACCAATGAGGCTAGCAAACGGAAATACAGACCGCGCCACCACCCACGCCTCTTGATTAGGCTTGCCGAATAATAAGGCTTCGCGTACCCATGCCGATTGGCTCACCCCAAGCGGTAACTGCAATTGGCGCTTTTCGCTCAGGGACAAGGTTTGCCGCCCTTCAAACGTCGGCTGTACGATGAGTTTATGCCGAGATAAAGCTTCAAATTTGGCGGTGAGCGACCCTGTTGACGTCAGCCAAGGGATGAGTTTCGGCGGTATCTGCTGTTTGTGTGCCACGCTCAAATGCGCGAAAGCTAAGTTTAGGTTTAAACCAACATTTATCATTATTTTTTCAAAAACTCATTATCGGGTATTGTGCCTTGCGCGGCACCGTCACCAAAAAATTGGCTTTTATAGGTGTCATTAAAAGGTAACGCGGTCATCGCATCGGCTTGATACGCCAATACAGCGTGCTGTTCGTGTTGACAAAACTGGGCAATGGCAGGGGCAAACACCTTGTCGTAGACACGGTGTAGCGAATGAGTCAACACCGGATAAAAGCCGCGAATCAACTTGTGCTCCCCTTGGGTACCGGGGTCAAAGTAGCGAAGGCCATGCTTGATAGCAAACTCAATGCCTTGGTAATAACACAGCTCAAAATGTAAACAATCATATTCTTCTAGGCAGCCCCAATAGCGACCATATAACGTGCTGATAGCGGCATCGTCATCGAAAAAAAACAAACTACAAGCCACGATATCGCCATGCGCGTTATGCGCTTGAGCGAGCATCAGCTTGTCTGCCATAGTCTGCCCAACCTGCTTAAAAAACGCTAAATTCAAATACGGCTGCCGCCCTCTGACCAGATAGGTCATGGCATAGCATTGATAAAAAACTGCCCAATCCGCCTCGGTGATATCGTCACCGATTTTAACCTGACAACTTAGATTTTGTTTGAGCACCTTTTGGCGTTCAACCTTAATTGACTTGCGTTTTTTGGCAGTTAATGTTGCCAAAAACTCATCAAAATTGGCGCATTTTTTATCCTGTAGATTGCGATTTTGCCATAAAAACTGACAGCTTAGCCGCTCGCAAAGATTGGGCGCATTTTGCAACGCTTGGACATTTTTTGGGGAGAAAAACAGTCCGTGCCAAGTGGATGCTTGATAGCGGCTTGCCAATTCATCAATCGCTTGTAGTAAGGTCTGATACAGTGACGCGGTTAATGACTTGCCTTGTGCCACCCAAATCCGCTCGCCGGTGACGGGGGTAAAGGGGACGCTTGTCACCAATCTTGGATAATAATTTCTACCATAGCGCTCAAAGGCTTCTGCCCAGCTAAAATCGAACACATATTCGCCTTGGTGATGCTTTTTGATAAACACGGGCATCACGGCAATCAGTTGAGCGCTGTCATCGACAATCTGCACATACTGCACCCACCAATCGCTGCGCCCGCCAATCAGCTTTGCATCTATCAGCGCTTGCCAAAAATCAAAGGACATAAAGGGCGTATCAGGCGTCTGCCACTGTGTCTGTGAGCGCCAATCAAACTCAGTAGTAAATTGATAGTGATAGGACATATGTCAGTATTATTGTAGTTGTATGAACGGATTATTATACCTTGTTTTTAGCCAAAAATAC is a window encoding:
- a CDS encoding chorismate--pyruvate lyase family protein, which codes for MINVGLNLNLAFAHLSVAHKQQIPPKLIPWLTSTGSLTAKFEALSRHKLIVQPTFEGRQTLSLSEKRQLQLPLGVSQSAWVREALLFGKPNQEAWVVARSVFPFASLIGNARKLANLGTTPIGYILFRRHGAVMTNRWIDVTAQGWRRTTLYQWQGRHFLISETFLPAFENSLMGEEENGMIHVSSDKGEGWVQKPLVAVR
- a CDS encoding response regulator; translated protein: MITTVTKPKIAFIDDEDRILRSLKMHFRTTHDVFTTTEPDELLSYVQNNEVQVVISDQRMPKKLGVEVLKDVKNVSPHTIRILLTGYADLTAVIDSINEGEIFRYITKPWQTDELKSIVNQATQIALQTKDVFKENLHVAQPTIAKRKVLVIDDSEMVYLQMQQKFTQFETHWANSLEKAIELLENDRFGVAITDVSLGGENISPVIYALKQSFPDLAVLVLTSLNDSHTLIDLINKGQVYRYLPRPSNLLLLEISIQRAYDYHQTLVNQPKLQARHVVDAVTEVETRSFGNKVKKFLSRFGIGKSRFA
- the glyA gene encoding serine hydroxymethyltransferase; its protein translation is MFKNVTIHQFDAELAQAMDNEAKRQEDHIELIASENYCSPAVMEAQGSQLTNKYAEGYPGKRYYGGCEYVDVVEQLAIDRAKELFGADYANVQPHAGSQANSAVFLALLKAGDTVLGMSLADGGHLTHGAHVNFSGINYKAVQYGLNKETGIIDYDEVERLAKEHQPKMIIAGFSAYSQVVDWQKFRDIADSVGAYLMVDMAHVAGLVAAGVYPSPVQIADVTTTTTHKTLRGPRSGLILAKANPEIEKKLNSAVFPGNQGGPLMHAIAGKAVCFKEALSEDFKAYQQQVVKNAKAMADVIMSRGYDIVSGGTENHLMLISLIKQEITGKEADKWLGDAHITVNKNAVPNDPKSPFVTSGVRIGTPAVTTRGFGEAEVRELAGWICDVLDSRGDENVIGEVREKVQAICAKHPVYEQTA
- a CDS encoding GNAT family N-acetyltransferase; this translates as MSYHYQFTTEFDWRSQTQWQTPDTPFMSFDFWQALIDAKLIGGRSDWWVQYVQIVDDSAQLIAVMPVFIKKHHQGEYVFDFSWAEAFERYGRNYYPRLVTSVPFTPVTGERIWVAQGKSLTASLYQTLLQAIDELASRYQASTWHGLFFSPKNVQALQNAPNLCERLSCQFLWQNRNLQDKKCANFDEFLATLTAKKRKSIKVERQKVLKQNLSCQVKIGDDITEADWAVFYQCYAMTYLVRGRQPYLNLAFFKQVGQTMADKLMLAQAHNAHGDIVACSLFFFDDDAAISTLYGRYWGCLEEYDCLHFELCYYQGIEFAIKHGLRYFDPGTQGEHKLIRGFYPVLTHSLHRVYDKVFAPAIAQFCQHEQHAVLAYQADAMTALPFNDTYKSQFFGDGAAQGTIPDNEFLKK